A segment of the Symmachiella macrocystis genome:
CCCAACGCGACTGGATAGGGGCGGCCCAGTTTGTCTTGGATGGCGGTCTCAGGTTCGATCCCCAACAGGTGATACACCGTGGCGGCTATGTCGTCTTGTGTGACTTTTTCCGAAATCGGATGCGCCGCCTGTTCATCGGAGGCCCCGAAAATCTGCCCGCCGGGAACGCCGCCGCCGGCCATCACCACCGAATTGCAAGCGCCCCAATGATCGCGGCCGCCATAACGATTGAAACGAGGTGAACGACCGAACTCGCTGTTCCAAATCACCAACGTCTCATCCAACAATCCGCTAGCCTTGAGGTCTTCCAATAGCGCCGCAATCGGCCGGTCGACGACCGGCATCAACCGATTGCGCAGTTCCTGATTGTTCAGCCAATGCGTATCCCAACTGGCATCGACCGTCGGTTTTTCGCGGTGCCAATAAACGGTCACCAACTTCACCCCCGCTTCGACCAATCGCCTGGCGAGCAGCGTGCTTTGGCCAAACGTGTGCCAACCATATCGCCGTCGCGTCTCTTCACTCTCCGACGAAATATCAAACGCCCGCCGTGCTTCGGCCGACAACACCAAATTGAGCGCCCGCGCATAAAACGCGTCCATGTCCCGCACGCGGGCATCGCGGTCGACCAATCGCCGGACGTCGTCGATTTGTTCCAGCAACTGCCGCCGCGTATCCATCCGCTGTGGATTCATCCCGCCTCGCAGCGCCAAACTCGATATCGAAAAGTCAGGCAAGTCCGGGTGTTGATCGATCTGAAACGGATTGTGCGCCTTGCCCAACATGCCGCCGAATTGTCCCGGCGTCACCGTGCCATCGGTCGTGGCAATGATTTCCGGCATCGACACAAACGTCGGCATCCCCGCCGCATTGGGACGCAATTTCGAGAGCACCGAACCGATGTGCGGAAAATCCGTTTCGCGGGCGGCAAAGCGTTCTTGCTTCAGCTCATGCCGCCGTCCGGTCAAACCCGCATGCGCACCGGTGGAGTGGTTGTTGTCTTCCTGTCCCACGGAACGAATGATCGCCAACTTGTCGCCGTGCTGCGAAATCAGCGGAAAATGTTCCGAAACATGCATGCCCGGCACGTTGGTCGCGATCGGCAAAAACTCGCCCCGCGTAGCGGAAGGACCATCCGGTTTGAGGTCCCACGTATCCTGATGCGCCGGTCCGCCCCACATGAAAAAGAAGATCACCCGCTTCGCCCGGCCAAACGTCGACGCAGACGATGCCGCCTCGCTGTTCGCCTTGAGCAGTTGCGGCAGCCCCAACCCCAGCGTCCCCAACCCCCCGACCTGCAACATCCGCCGCCGCGATAACCCATCGCAAAAATTGGGCGAACCAGAATCGGAAAGCAACTGCAGCATGTCGACCTCGACTGCGGGGTGAGACGTTAACTAGACCTATATCATACCCGCCGCCCCAACTTGGCAACAGATCATGCAGCGGGAATTTCGCTGTTTAGAATACCCGCTCGGCGTTTCAATCGTGTGGCCACCCTATAACAATATAAGCCCGCTCCTAGGCAAACCAGTGCAATTGGAATTACGATTTCGTTAGTTCGCCATGACAACGACACCGTCTTCTCGACTGCTTGTTCAACCGCCACCTCTGGAACAACTTCGGTTTGACTGATTTGTTCATAGGTATTGGTCATTCCCACAACAGTTACGAGGAAGCCGACGAGCAAGGCGAGCACGGCCACGAGGAGGAACGTCTTGCCAAGTCTTCTGAAGGTTTTCGGATTTGCCATGTTTACGACTTTCGTGTGAGCGACAACAGCAGCAACGAGAAGATTCACCCAGGCTCTATGGTAGGTGTGACAAATCGACTCTGTCTACTTGGTACATCACGGCTTCAAATTCGCCGCCCAGCCAAAGTGCGAGATAAGAAAAAAACAAGCGATCAGTAACTTCAAACCTCCCGGCTTCGGTCTCTAAGAATGCATAAGCCGGATCGACCGCCGTGCGAATCCCGTCCGACAAATGACTGTTATAGTCGAGCCAAGCATACGGCCCCACTAAGAGCGGACAGGCCATGACGGCCAGCAGGGTGAT
Coding sequences within it:
- a CDS encoding DUF1501 domain-containing protein; the encoded protein is MLQLLSDSGSPNFCDGLSRRRMLQVGGLGTLGLGLPQLLKANSEAASSASTFGRAKRVIFFFMWGGPAHQDTWDLKPDGPSATRGEFLPIATNVPGMHVSEHFPLISQHGDKLAIIRSVGQEDNNHSTGAHAGLTGRRHELKQERFAARETDFPHIGSVLSKLRPNAAGMPTFVSMPEIIATTDGTVTPGQFGGMLGKAHNPFQIDQHPDLPDFSISSLALRGGMNPQRMDTRRQLLEQIDDVRRLVDRDARVRDMDAFYARALNLVLSAEARRAFDISSESEETRRRYGWHTFGQSTLLARRLVEAGVKLVTVYWHREKPTVDASWDTHWLNNQELRNRLMPVVDRPIAALLEDLKASGLLDETLVIWNSEFGRSPRFNRYGGRDHWGACNSVVMAGGGVPGGQIFGASDEQAAHPISEKVTQDDIAATVYHLLGIEPETAIQDKLGRPYPVALGEPIHKLLGNRAQPEPSLDPPPILGRPKIGRFTQMLRERGLRYLTVDFGNPDSEADWKLAGFGEAVGEGLERYRQPAAEVARVTYQGIWHVMFDWAYLVLRCPEPRTLDGLVLTLEGQPLPIPENLAQEPPSKIWHIPFPPGTIAGSKNFDLEICGADWRLTDLVLVGDRISERHLGYV